One Carya illinoinensis cultivar Pawnee chromosome 5, C.illinoinensisPawnee_v1, whole genome shotgun sequence genomic window, AACTTCAGTATAATTATTATCTAAAAGAAAAATCGTCCCTAGTAAagatatcatttaaaaaacaaaaaaaacaaatgatataACACGAGTTCTTACATTCAGAAGCCTTATACCGCATATTTATTGAtgtaggtttttatttttttatccttttgtaTTTCATAGCAcaatccttttttttcttttcctttcaaacatcattaaaaaatatacaaattcatTGATAGTCACTtttgttaattattaaataaaaataataaaaaatatgcaaaatgaCCGATTATAGTCTAGAATGATTTATTTCCttctatacatatacatattgatatgtatatatatgtgtttaaatataaagataaaaataataaatcgcATATTGATGTGTGGTATAGATATAAAAAGTAACATTTTTCATAAGTAGTGCTCATTAAGCACAACTAATTAAACAATATACATTTTAAAGTTGGACATGGCATGATACATTGCTACGTTATCATGTGTACAATCCTTGCATAGGAACGCTTATTATACACACGGTGGtattatttgtataattttaaaatgtgtaagtatgcatatttcattttttcggacgaacataaaatttatataagaaGTTTACTATTTAATAGTAGGCTACGCTTTTTCTTATAAGCTAAGCTATGTGTATGGATGGTTGCAGTGAGTTGTGAAAGCATTCTCAATGGGTCCAGTAAaacatatgtttttttttttttttttaaagcgtaaatatttattcaaaatgAATGTCCAATAGGTTATGAATCCCACATGAATTTCTCATTTATCTACTTAAACCCACTGCAtctaaaattactatttatcattttttttttctctttccattCTCATTTCAGTTTAGGATATATTTGAGtaataaatgagatgaaaattatgtgaataatagtaaaatagtttgagttaaaatattctattgaatttgaagaaatgaaaacgaaaaggttaaataaaaatattataaagttaaaataatattagcatatcatttttgttttgaaatttaaaaaaaaaattgtattttttttttttaagtttgaaaaaattgtaatgaatagatgaaaaaattgaatatttgaaattaaaaagtgtttggatttaagtgatatttgaaataaaattatgagatgaattgagatgagatctCACTTTCCAAACAAGTTTTGGCacatttggataatgagataacCCCATATGagatgtgaataataataaaaagtaataaaaaataatgataaaatattaaataatagtaaaaaatagataaaaaataataataaaatattaaatcgtACCCAAACATAACCTTATTCTCCATATTTTCTCTTCATACCCTAGTTTCTCATCATATATCCAAGAATATATTAAGAATATGCTCACAacataatcatattttttcatcttttgattttatttgtagtttttgtttggtttatataatttattttgaatgtATAGGATGACATTATTTCACattgtatataaataaatattataaatataaaaagatacgAGAATATCACAAACTCATTGATagctaaaatatatttaaaaaataacatttaaataaatataaaaaaaaatagataagttgatataagatatattataaaagtagatatataaaataaaaaaataatttttgattatatattttaaagaatgtgATAAAGAAACCATTAAGAGCGTTGTTAGGGATCATTTTTTGGCAGAGGTTCTTCTCcgttttcttatatatattttttttcataaatgaaaattgaaatgacACAGACTTAGGGCAAATTTgtttacataaaattataataattacacCTTTAACTAACCAAACTAAGCCTACGCGTGTGAACCATTGACTGTATCAGTGAATAATGTGATAAACATGAATAgagttattaaataaaatagtgaGTTATCAATGCAATTCTGTTTAGTTTGTGTCCGTAATATAGCATTTTATAATTTCTGAATTGAAGTCTACTCAACGACCTAGTGATCTACTTTTGCTTTTTGTAGGCCTTATCTGCGACCTACTTATCTGAGACGGACCTACTTCATCCTAACCATCACGCCATCCTTATCCTAATACAAAAGATTATTCACCAGATTATTAATGCTTTTCACGTGATAGAATTGCATCTCGACAGTCATCAACCGCGTGAATAATTTCTCAGAATATCTTTTACACCGAGTccgaatatttttataacaaattaaatataaaaaaaaaaaaatctcattacttTACAACACTTCATGATGACATATTTAATTGGCTggagaaaattaattattatcaaGCAAGGAATAACTACCAACATGTGCGTACCGAAAAAGACATTGAATTCGATATCCGTCGTATGCGTGTTGTACCTAAACCGAGGAGACTTTTTCGTCCGAAAACCGAATTGGTATCCGTATGCCGTATGCATGTGCCTAAAGCAGCACTTTCACTCTCAAATCCTTTTCGGGGttttttttcctaataaaatatataggaAGGTTCGGCTCAAAGACAGGGTTAGAAAGCGCGTGGCACCGACaataacattaaatttaaaagaaacaaaagaattgaaTGAGTCCAAATAGAAAGGAAGGTGTACAGGAAACAGATGGGGGTAATAATGCTAATTGCCAAAGTCATATTACAACCATTACTAAAACGTGACCGACTGACTATTCTATACCACACCTCTTTCTTtcgaaaaaagaggaaaaaacagGCTACTTGGAATAAGTTGCAATCCATTACAAATAAAGGTAATTTGCACAactatttcaattttcttttgcgTCCCTGTTATCTTTTAACGTCAATATAGGGGTCTGAAATTAATAGGCTGCTCCCCACCTTGGACTTGTTCCAGCGCCAACACGCGTAGAATTTAGGTGTAACACGCATAAGGCGAGACGCAAGTCAACCTGCACATAACAAATAAGTTATTTGAAATAACAAGAACCTCCACGTGTCAGCTATATGCCCAaagttcttataatattttaaaataatgttagatacaataCTACAcactactttttaaaaattaataaaattaaaaaattaattttttatataaatcttatatttactattttttcagaAGAAATAGACAACCACTTACCCACTCTACAAGACTACAACTACAGATATAATTTCTCCATATTTTATGCAAACGGTACAAGGCATGCTTGTTAAATGTTGCATTTATTCGTCCAAAACGCCCAACCATCAATAGCCCTCTCAAGCAGGCAAAGTTGCCCACGTCTGAAGACTCCAAAAGAGTCATCAGCCGCGTCCAACCTTCACGGCATGCACGGCATTAATTTGTTAccactattttataatttaatataatacataaattacgctaatttataaattttatttttataaaaaaaatcatgattaaAGCAtttatcattaatttatttggattattaaaaagtttattTAGTTTTCCAAAACATTTAGGAAGCTATTTACGAAGATAACcctaaataaatcaataagcTCCATTAGACATAAATATGTTTGAATCCTTTTTTATCCACACATCCCATCTGCAGTTCAAAAACTGCCATTTCCCTAGAATTTCAATACATCTTCTTCGCTGTGTGTGGAAaattcttctaatattttagCAGTAACATATATGCAAAATGTTCTTTACTTGCTAATGTGGTGACATCACATTTTCCAACATAATTTGGATAAAAGAATCGTGTTCTTTGGTCGTCAAAAGAGAcaagattttttatttcctcTAAACAATATTTTCGGCCCTTAAAAATAGTTTAACGTGAGCCGTTCGTATATGCAGACACCATCCGTGAAAATCGTGTATCAGATAATCTATCTAAAGTCTTACTAAGTTGGGATCTTGCCGATATGacctaaaatataatagaacatATTTCAATTTGATGTCTAAGTATTATGAAATTCAAATTTAGTTCCTtcgtttaaaatttttttaaaaaaaaaaggtgattttACCACAACCCAGATCCCAGGAAAAGAGTGAGAAATTCAGAAGTGATATCCACAAATACTCCAGACATGTACAGGATGATATCAAacagaaaatttggatttaCCTCTCTTTGCGCTTCTCTAAGAATCTCTGCAACGACTTTCTTCGTGCAATGGGCAGATCTGCAATATTTTTTACGAATAATTTTACGTCAGTTTCATTTTTACAACAAAAGTTATACAGAATCCCAAAACAGAACCTCTTGTCATCTCACCTCCATCAAGTGTCTCGAGCAGCTGTTGTTGGTCGCTTGAAGGAACTGCGACTTTCGGGTCCGATCTTCCTTCCACAGCAAACTTCAAAATGTTCTctgcctatatatatgggtacatTTGCcccaaatattacaaaatcaGAACTAACGCCAAATAGAAGATCAAAAGTTAAATATAAGACTGTAAATTTAACATTTAACTAAACAAACCTTGTCTCGAGGGACATCGAAAACTGAGACGGTTCCGttgtaaaaaatagttaaaggaGCTGTATCTGGAAGGCTCTCTGGAGTCCTAGGCCTGCAATTCATTCAACGGCGATTCTTTTCGTCATGTAAATGATTCCGAGAACAATGGAGTGAACAATGTGAAAAAATAGGTGGATAAATCTCAAGTACCTGAGGGTATGAGGAGCATAGACAGGTAAAGCGGGACTCGCCGGCACCGAAACCGAGTTCTTCGTAGAAATAGGGGTGCCGGTCTCGGAGACCTGGTTCGCGGAACCGGAGGCAATCACGGATTTCAGAACCTCCGGGTTGATCTTTGAAATGGCGCTTTGCATtcctgaaaaaaaataaaacaataaacgCACCCTTCAGCACGCATACACATAACACAATATCATGAgcaatgaaaaattaaaaaaaaaaaaaaaagtgattgcGAACGAAACTGACCTCGAATGCTTCTCTGGCGATCAAGAAACTTCTGGAACTGAGATTTggaggacgaggaggaggaggacgaGTGCGGACTCTCCTTCTCCATGCCAAAGAAATCGAGCTCAACGGTTACCCTCGACATGTTGCGGGTATTTTTCCTGACGAGTTAGCTTCGGATTGTGAAGAGGAATGTTGGGGCCGACGAGGATTCAGGAAGGAAAGAACGAGCTGTAGCTATAAATGGTTCACGACTCACGAGAT contains:
- the LOC122308877 gene encoding protein TIFY 9-like, whose translation is MSRVTVELDFFGMEKESPHSSSSSSSSKSQFQKFLDRQRSIRGMQSAISKINPEVLKSVIASGSANQVSETGTPISTKNSVSVPASPALPVYAPHTLRPRTPESLPDTAPLTIFYNGTVSVFDVPRDKAENILKFAVEGRSDPKVAVPSSDQQQLLETLDGDLPIARRKSLQRFLEKRKERLTCVSPYACYT